In Kineococcus sp. NBC_00420, a single genomic region encodes these proteins:
- a CDS encoding DUF475 domain-containing protein yields the protein MILKTYGWAFGVTALGLVLAVLYDGAAGIGLVAILAVLEISLSFDNAVVNATVLRRMNDFWQKIFLSVGIIIAVFGMRLVFPLLLVGITASLNPVDAVKLALEKGPVDEPGTYGYLLNAAHPTIAAFGGMFLLMLFLNWIFGEKEHHWLGPIERFLEKIGQVEAMSVIVGGTVLFLVAETFATDHAQTVLASGVLGMVVYLLVNGLGELFNIEEDDDSDDEEEFGQSTPARKGPSEIAKVGGKAAFFLFLYLEVLDASFSFDGVIGAFAITNDAIIIAIGLGVGAMYIRSMTVHLVREGTLSMYPYLENGALWAIGALAAILLYSIEHEVPEVVTGLIGVAFIVAALITSIVHNRSHPEDAHLDKSPSHAS from the coding sequence TTGATCCTCAAGACCTACGGGTGGGCCTTCGGCGTCACCGCGCTGGGCCTCGTCCTGGCCGTCCTCTACGACGGTGCGGCGGGCATCGGCCTCGTCGCCATCCTGGCCGTCCTCGAGATCAGCCTCTCCTTCGACAACGCCGTCGTCAACGCCACCGTCCTGCGACGGATGAACGACTTCTGGCAGAAGATCTTCCTCTCCGTCGGCATCATCATCGCCGTCTTCGGGATGCGACTCGTCTTCCCGCTGCTGCTCGTGGGCATCACGGCCTCGCTGAACCCCGTCGACGCCGTCAAGCTCGCGCTCGAGAAGGGGCCGGTCGACGAGCCGGGGACCTACGGCTACCTGCTGAACGCCGCGCACCCCACGATCGCGGCCTTCGGCGGCATGTTCCTGCTGATGCTCTTCCTCAACTGGATCTTCGGGGAGAAGGAGCACCACTGGCTCGGCCCGATCGAGCGCTTCCTGGAGAAGATCGGCCAGGTCGAGGCCATGTCGGTCATCGTCGGCGGCACGGTCCTCTTCCTCGTGGCCGAGACCTTCGCCACCGACCACGCCCAGACGGTGCTGGCCTCCGGCGTCCTCGGCATGGTCGTGTACCTGCTGGTCAACGGTCTCGGTGAGCTCTTCAACATCGAGGAGGACGACGACTCCGACGACGAGGAGGAGTTCGGCCAGTCCACCCCGGCCCGCAAGGGTCCCTCCGAGATCGCGAAGGTCGGCGGCAAGGCCGCGTTCTTCCTCTTCCTCTACCTCGAGGTCCTCGACGCGTCGTTCTCCTTCGACGGGGTCATCGGCGCCTTCGCCATCACCAACGACGCGATCATCATCGCGATCGGCCTGGGCGTCGGCGCCATGTACATCCGGTCGATGACCGTCCACCTCGTCCGCGAGGGCACCCTCTCGATGTACCCCTACCTCGAGAACGGTGCGCTCTGGGCGATCGGGGCCCTGGCCGCGATCCTGCTCTACAGCATCGAGCACGAGGTGCCCGAGGTCGTCACCGGTCTCATCGGTGTCGCGTTCATCGTGGCGGCCCTCATCACCTCGATCGTGCACAACCGTTCCCACCCCGAGGACGCGCACCTGGACAAGTCGCCCTCGCACGCGAGCTGA
- a CDS encoding TerD family protein, with protein MAVSLNKGQKLSLEKSGGGTLTRVFMGLGWDAVAKGLFRKKSIDVDLDASCLLFDSAGKLVDEVWFQQLRSKDGSITHTGDNLTGEGDGDDETIYVDLPAVPAQVTTLVFTVSSFTGQDFSQVQNAVCRVVDAAQPQEVELARYELSDAGPHTAQIMAKLTREGSGWAVTAIGAPANGRHIRDLRDAVAAHV; from the coding sequence GTGGCCGTCAGTCTGAACAAGGGCCAGAAGCTGTCGCTGGAGAAGTCCGGCGGTGGCACCCTCACCCGGGTCTTCATGGGTCTCGGCTGGGACGCCGTCGCCAAGGGCCTCTTCCGCAAGAAGTCGATCGACGTCGACCTCGACGCCAGCTGCCTGCTCTTCGACAGCGCGGGCAAGCTCGTCGACGAGGTGTGGTTCCAGCAGCTGCGCAGCAAGGACGGCTCGATCACCCACACCGGGGACAACCTCACCGGTGAGGGCGACGGCGACGACGAGACCATCTACGTCGACCTGCCCGCCGTGCCCGCGCAGGTCACGACCCTGGTCTTCACCGTCTCCAGCTTCACCGGCCAGGACTTCTCCCAGGTCCAGAACGCCGTCTGCCGGGTCGTCGACGCCGCGCAGCCGCAGGAGGTCGAACTGGCCCGCTACGAGCTCTCCGACGCCGGCCCGCACACGGCGCAGATCATGGCCAAGCTGACCCGCGAGGGGTCGGGCTGGGCCGTGACCGCCATCGGCGCCCCCGCCAACGGCCGCCACATCCGCGACCTGCGCGACGCCGTCGCCGCCCACGTCTGA
- a CDS encoding HpcH/HpaI aldolase/citrate lyase family protein produces the protein MRHFATLDAEQKNQLFLHPPQPVDVTAGRDELAVALGATLYCPATRERLAGDLVRLARRGVMSAVACLEDSVPDHRVAEAEEILVRELRGLATAPEWRDGAPLMLFIRTRTPQQLLSVVERSGVGLDCLTGFVLPKFGGAGQPSPDEWLEAVGTASERAGRRLWAMPVLESRDVAHLDTRHAALFAIRDVLDAHRDVVLAVRTGATDLSAAYGLRRPRGSTVWDVRVVADVLGDVINVLGRADGSGYPITAPVWEHFSSGERVFRTSLAASPFAESGNEELREQLIADDLDGLVRELVLDRVNGLQGKTVIHPSHVAVVHAMSVVTHEDFCDASDVLAQHGGGAMASTYRNKMNEAGPHRPWAERVLARADAFGVAREDISYAHLLQAQDDSWRAVRAALDGVRA, from the coding sequence GTGCGGCACTTCGCCACCCTCGACGCGGAGCAGAAGAACCAGCTCTTCCTGCACCCTCCGCAGCCGGTCGACGTCACCGCCGGGCGCGACGAACTCGCCGTCGCGCTCGGCGCCACGTTGTACTGCCCCGCGACGCGCGAGCGTCTCGCCGGCGATCTCGTCCGCCTCGCCCGCCGGGGCGTCATGTCGGCCGTCGCCTGCCTGGAGGACTCCGTCCCCGACCACCGCGTCGCCGAGGCCGAGGAGATCCTCGTCCGGGAACTGCGCGGCCTCGCCACCGCGCCGGAGTGGCGCGACGGTGCCCCCCTGATGCTCTTCATCCGCACCCGCACCCCGCAGCAGCTGCTCAGCGTCGTCGAGCGCAGCGGGGTGGGCCTGGACTGCCTCACGGGCTTCGTCCTCCCCAAGTTCGGCGGCGCCGGCCAGCCCTCGCCCGACGAGTGGCTCGAAGCCGTCGGGACGGCCTCCGAACGGGCCGGGCGCCGGCTGTGGGCCATGCCGGTCCTGGAGAGCCGCGACGTCGCGCACCTCGACACCCGCCACGCCGCGCTGTTCGCCATCCGCGACGTCCTCGACGCCCACCGCGACGTCGTCCTCGCCGTCCGCACCGGGGCGACGGACCTCTCCGCCGCCTACGGCCTGCGCCGCCCCCGCGGCTCCACCGTCTGGGACGTCCGCGTCGTCGCCGACGTCCTCGGTGACGTCATCAACGTCCTCGGCCGGGCCGACGGCAGCGGGTACCCGATCACGGCCCCCGTGTGGGAGCACTTCTCCTCCGGTGAACGCGTCTTCCGCACCTCGCTCGCGGCCAGCCCGTTCGCGGAGTCCGGCAACGAGGAGCTGCGCGAGCAGCTCATCGCGGACGACCTCGACGGTCTCGTCCGCGAACTCGTCCTCGACCGGGTCAACGGGTTGCAGGGCAAGACGGTCATCCACCCCAGCCACGTCGCCGTCGTGCACGCGATGTCCGTCGTCACCCACGAGGACTTCTGCGACGCCTCCGACGTGCTCGCTCAGCACGGGGGCGGCGCGATGGCCTCCACCTACCGGAACAAGATGAACGAGGCCGGCCCGCACCGCCCCTGGGCCGAACGCGTCCTCGCCCGCGCCGACGCCTTCGGGGTCGCCCGCGAGGACATCTCCTACGCCCACCTGCTGCAGGCGCAGGACGACTCCTGGCGGGCCGTGCGCGCCGCCCTCGACGGGGTCCGCGCGTGA
- a CDS encoding PHP domain-containing protein gives MNLPADDHVHSRFSWDAVAGDLEGTCARALELGLPAISFTEHVDLDAWSAPEGGWTWPAGVRGTIDEHGRFLGAPLEVDAYLAAIERCRTLFPQLRIRSGIELSEGHRHPAAVRDLLQRGFERVVGSVHSLPDLTAPGNRTEVRGAYDQRVPLDVVRGYLHEVEVMASGDAPFEVLGHIDYAARAWPRSAGPLPWDVLEEQVRHTLSVLAASGRALEVNTRMPLDLRVVRWWHDVGGAAVAFGSDAHDPTELARRFPEVASAVATCGFRPAEDPTALWGRG, from the coding sequence GTGAACCTCCCCGCCGACGACCACGTCCACTCGCGGTTCTCCTGGGACGCCGTCGCGGGTGACCTGGAGGGGACCTGCGCCCGGGCTCTCGAGCTGGGTCTGCCGGCGATCTCGTTCACCGAGCACGTCGACCTCGACGCGTGGTCGGCGCCGGAGGGTGGGTGGACGTGGCCCGCCGGGGTGCGCGGCACCATCGACGAGCACGGTCGGTTCCTCGGTGCGCCCCTCGAGGTCGACGCCTACCTCGCCGCGATCGAGCGCTGCCGCACGCTCTTCCCGCAGTTGCGGATCCGGTCGGGCATCGAGTTGTCCGAGGGGCACCGTCACCCCGCCGCGGTGCGCGACCTGCTGCAGCGGGGGTTCGAGCGGGTGGTGGGGTCCGTGCACTCGCTGCCGGACCTGACCGCTCCCGGGAACCGGACGGAGGTCCGCGGGGCCTACGACCAGCGGGTTCCCCTGGATGTCGTGCGCGGGTACCTGCACGAGGTGGAGGTGATGGCCTCCGGCGACGCGCCCTTCGAGGTGCTCGGGCACATCGACTACGCGGCCCGCGCCTGGCCCCGGTCCGCCGGTCCGCTGCCCTGGGACGTCCTCGAGGAACAGGTCCGTCACACCCTCTCCGTCCTCGCCGCGTCTGGACGGGCGCTGGAGGTGAACACCCGGATGCCGCTCGACCTCCGCGTCGTCCGCTGGTGGCACGACGTGGGGGGTGCGGCAGTCGCGTTCGGCAGCGACGCGCACGACCCGACAGAACTCGCCCGGCGCTTCCCCGAGGTCGCCTCCGCCGTCGCGACGTGCGGGTTCCGCCCGGCCGAGGATCCGACGGCGCTCTGGGGCCGGGGCTGA